The Mastacembelus armatus chromosome 14, fMasArm1.2, whole genome shotgun sequence genomic interval cagacaacacatgaaTGTAGTGCACAGCTACAACAGTGTCAGAGAAGAGCAGTCACTGTCAAACCTGTAGgtaaattaaacagtgaaaaacagctcagcactgagagaaacacagacattagtAAATGGTGTCAGGTATTTGGAGAATAATGTTTCACTGCCTTCAATTACTGGGAAACAATCACTGCTGTTGGGACAAAACTGCCCAGAAAACCAGTTAGAGCACATCATTTTCAAGgcataaaaaaatcaagccTTTTGTCATGAGTTGTGTCTCTGTAACATGACTATACATCGCCTTTGGAAAACCTGATTAAAACAGTTCACCTCCCAATCAGCAAcacaggatgaaaagcacagaaacactcacagacCTCTGGGGCTTTCAGGTGAAACATGAGGCGGCAAAAGCTCCATTTCTCctcaacacacagacagatggatagatggctGGATGGACACAGATTTGCTGTCAACAGACAACAAGTGCAGACTAACTTCATCTGTGCACAAGCTCAGTTTGAAAGCTCAACATACAAAGAGAATCAAAAGTCATTTGGCTTTAAACATCTCAGCccctgcacaaaacaaagcacagcttcTTTTGAAAAGTGCAAATACCTGACCATCATATCCACAATCTTTGAAAAGCATCATCTTACCTGAATATGTGGATCAGACTCCGCACTGCTCAGTCAGGTTTAGTCCCATAAAGGCAGAACTTCATCTCAGGGCCACGTTTTGGCTTCTGAAGGCCAACTGACCTTTGTCTGATTCTAATGGAGATTATAATGAGGCCAGGAAACGTTCATGACATCAGATCCTTTGCATCAAACATGTACATTGTACACAGGACAGCAAAATAATACCAAAGGGACATCATTTTAGTTGCCTGTGTGGCTATAAACAAGCATcgggaaagaaaacacagaaacataattgtCTCTGTTGCCGTGGCAACAATAAACACTGAATGTTTGATCTCCTCATTAAAGACTCATTAATTAACTTTAATCacctgtgtgtatatgtgtgtgtctgtgtgtgtggccaaATTTTAGTTGTCACtgtcattgtgaggacattttgctTTATTGCGACACAAAACATAGGATGTTAGTAGAACAGGCCACGTATGACAAAGTGATGCATACAGGACATTTACCAAAGACTGGTCTGATGGACTGCCCCGGGTGTGTCATGGTGGAAATGACCAGAATTGAGGAACTAGATTCTTCCTCAACTGCTCAAACAGCTACtgccaacaaattttttttccaaatggaAGTTACCGTGGTTACGGTTCTGGCACCTCCACCTGTGTGTTTCTATGAGTGTGTTGACTAACATCATTGTGTTTTCACAAGTACATAAAGACAAATCAAGGGTTTGTGTATGATTGTCATGTTCTGTGCTCACTACCTGGTGCTGGACTTTCCGCTGTGGTCTGTCCCTGATTTGTATTGGTGTTTCTTGGTCATTAGtttctgattgttttcaccttgTCTTGTTGTTTCTCCCCTGGACATTATAGAAGCCACTGCCATTCTGCCCTCAATTGCTGGTTGGTTTTGCCaagtctgtgaagattctcagtcgtccaggggaagttatctaaaggttgagtcatgacaactggattttcagtttttttaagtCGAAACGTTTCATTTCGCATGTTTGGATTTTCACTCTTGGACACTCGTCCTACTTGGAGAGTATTCTTGTTTTCTGGACTTTTCTCAGGTATCGTGTTCTGTGTTTCCCCATGTGTTATGCCTGCGTTTAGCTCCTCGCCCTGCTTTAATCCTTGACATAAGACAACCGTCTGGTTGGATGCTAGATCAAGAGGCCAAAGCTAGAGTGTTTTGGGTGGTACTGGTGTCGAGCAATTGTATTAGAAACATCCCTGACTGCTTCAAACTCAGTGAACAGATATTTTTACAACATGTGGTCTGACTACCAGTGCACACTCACCACCAGTGGACcagtgaggcaacagtggcTGTTTTGGAGCTGAAGTTGCTGAAGTTATTGTAATCTCAGCCTGGAGGGGACCTACTAGTGTTGAGTGATCAAGATTAGTTTATACTTCATTTGCTCAATGACAAAAAGAGACATGCAACTTTGGATGATGTCTGCCATTTAAAAATGGGACTTCCAGAGCTGCAGTGGATGAGTCTGTGGTAAACACAGCTTGGCACATGGTATCTGTCAACAGTGGTTCATTtaactgtattatttttaaaggcTAAGGCCTGGGATTTTCTATTATTTGCCTATTTTACACAGACCATATTCACTGGTCAGAGCTAATGAAATTGATGTACTCACTGTAATGCCTcaatccagaacctggttttGCATCACTGGAACATATCCCacaactattaaaaacacaccgtGAGCCACACTGCTGCATCTGTTCAGATGCATCTGTTGACACATGTTGTATTTAACTGTAGCTTAAAGTGCAGCTTTTAAACTGAGTTGAGATCCAGCTCTCCAGCATGACACCTTTCCTATCACACCTGGtgttactgtagtaaaagaCAGACCATCGTTCATTCAAAAAGTGCTTTATATATAGAATATAACACTTaattacatacaaaacatatCTACATTTTCTGTGTACTTTCAGAggaatgttttaggaaagagggTTTGTTCATTGTCATGACATCAAGTGAAAATTtgcaaaatattaaagtaacaAAGGTCTACAAACAATTATCACAGTTTATAGCAAAGTCTGAccaccccccccaaaaaaaaaacaacaacaacctgttATTATTGTGGAAAGAACTATTTGAAGATCAGCAGTCACGATTTACAGCACACCATCGtacaaaaacagacaatggACTCATCTCTGCACTTGTCCcgctagaccttagtgctgcatttgacactatcgaccacagcatcttattgcagagactggagcatgtgactgggaTCAAACGAACAGCGTTAAGGTGATTTTCAGTATCctttatcggacagattccaatttgttcatgttcatgaagAACCTTCCACACACTTAAAAGtaagttatggagttccacaaagttctgtgctaggaccgattctcttcaccttgtacatgcttcctttaggcaatgttattatgaagcactgttttaatttttattgctatgcagatgatgCTCAGCTATATCTACCTATGGAACCTGATGAATCTAACCAGTTAGCCAGatttcaagcatgtctaaaggGCAAAAAGGCCTGGATGaacagtaactttctacttctAAGTTTAGAGAAAAAAAGTTGTTCTATTTGGGagtaaaaacctaaaaaatagCTTATTTGATAATACAGCTACCTAGAGTAGCTATCTAGAGTAATGTGATTagattacatatttttttaaaagtctgagGTGCAAAGCTTGTTACTAGGGATAAATTGACTAGGTCTAAAAACGGGGCAAGACGTCTTTGAGCAGcctagtcaggatggggtctaagagacaaGTTGATGGTTTAGATAAAGCAACAATTGAGGTTATTTGAGAGAGGTCAGTAGGAAAGAAGAAGTTTAAACAGATGACTGAAGAGCTGTTGTAGTAGATGATCCATCTGTGGCAGCAGGAGGAAggatctgatgaattttatctctgaTAGTGTGTGAAATGTTCCAGGTCTTTGGATTAATaaattttggtttgttttcttcttggaAACAATtacaaaagtataaaaatgtgttatatttaatgttaacatgttttaatgtcttGAGTATGACTGAATTAATAAACAGTGTTGACCAAGCATGTCAGATCATTGTCACAATATAGGCAAAGTTTATGAATACTAGTTGAAAATATCAGTGACTTTCTAAATACATTTAAGACTTAAACAAACATTACGTCTCCTTAATGTTCAGGCCTTTACTCCAGTTACCAGACCAGCAGGTTTTCTCTCCCAGTCAGGACACTGTGTTGATGTCCTTTAtggctgaaacagcagcagatctgaACCTGCTCACAGTCCTTGTGAGGGACTCTTGCAGCTCCTTGTTCCTCAGACTGTAGATCAGTGGGTTCATGACCGGACAGAGAACAGCATACAGTGCAGCCACAATAATACAaacctaaaaataaacacaaaaactttattaatcacaCAAGGTTGACTGATGATTCATGACATTTTCCCACAAGGTCCATCCGTCTGTTGTCCAAGGCTTTAAAAATTGTCAGCATGTTGGATTTTGTTCATTTCCCCTTATTGGAGCCTTGTATTCCATTATGCTAACATGCTATGCTAACACCTTATGATGTCTTTGAGGCATCGGCCACTGGCAGTTTTTGCATTGCggacatttatttcattgtaaGTCGACATCATCAGCTCTCATGATTTGGGATTGAGGCAGGCTCTGAGTCACTGTCATGCTCTCCAAATAAATCTCACACCAAATTAGAGGAATGTTATTCAACATTTCAGCACCGATCAAGGCCCAAATGAAAAACTGTGTAGAGTCAGACAGTGTGGAATATTTAGAGCCATCTGTTTGAACAAATGCAATATAGTGTTTATCATCACTTTATAATCACCTGAAAATACCAAACTTTGCATTTTCCTAATCTTAAAAtgagccctgtgatggactggtgaccttgtccagggtgtaccctggccttttacccaaagagagctgggataggctccagcagatccctgggaccctggttaggaataagtgggtattgataatggatggatgtataatTTTAGAGtgagccttttaaatccacatgggagcaggtctccttccacagaggcagccatgttacACTGCCATGTTTATACAGTAAAACAGAATGAACAATCCAAAGACAGATGATTGCGTTTTAAAGCTGTTAAAGGTAATGGACACTATAACCTCCCTTAGACCAGGAAATGGGGGGATTGGGCTGTGATGAGTGGTTAAAAAGCCAACAGGCTACATGACTacaccactagatggcactaaatgtttcacattttacaccttTGAGGATCCAGTCTCCTAAAAGGATATTTGTGTCTTACCTCTGCTGAAAAGTTTCCCATCTGGTAGGAAATGTTTACAAAGGAGGCTGAGATGTAAGTGATGGTCACCACAGTCAGGTGGGCACTACATGTCCTGAAGGCCTTCAGCCTCTGAGTGACAGCCATCCTTGATAGTGAAACACCAATCAGGACATAAGACGCGAGGATGAGGCCTCCTGTGCTCAGTAGAGACACCAGGCCTAGGAAAAAGGAGATAATGCTATCCAGTGTGATGTCAGCACATGCTAGGTGTCTTACAGCAAACAGGTCACACCAGCCATGTGCCACCACGTTTGGGCCACAATAAGGTTGTTGCATAGCAATGACGGTTGTTGGCAAAGAGCAAATGGTGCTGAATACCCAGGCCCCTGTAATGAGAAGCAGCTGAACAGACCGAGTCATAATGGAGGTGTAGTGCAGAGGGTTGCAGATGGCCACATAGCGGTCGTACGCCATGACAGTCAGGATGGCAAGGGCTGTGAGGCCAAGCTGCATAAAGAAATGCATCTGGAGGAAGCAGCCTGGGACAGAAATGGTTGAAACTTCTGACAGGAAGCCAGACAACATTTTAGGGATGGAGGTCGTGGTAAAGACTATGTCCACAAAGGAGAGGTTGGCGAGGAAGAAATACATTGGAGAGTCGAGCTTTGGGTCAGTCAGTGTCTGCATGAGAACAAAGAGCGATGGTTACAGCACTAAGAATTCAATATTAGTCAGACTGAGCCAAGACtgaagaaatacacagacagtTGGTTTTGTACCACAAAGATGATCATGCTGTTTCCTCCCAGGATGACGATGtaacccagcagcaggatgacaaaAAAGATCATCTGTTTCTCACCGAGGCTGGAGAGGCcctggaggatgaagaaggtGACGCCATCAGGCTCCCTGGTGCCGTTAACAGAGCTGGATCTGTGACTGCTCGACAAAAGCAGGTATGAATCTGGAGAAAAATAGTAGAGAGGCATCAGGGTTGAGTCCCAGTCAGGACATCAGAAGACTGAGGGCACTTCAGGGGTTATAGTCCATATAAGGGTTATGGTCcatgttcagcagctgcatGGTACATTTCACACTGGATCACATGGACTTTTACTTCAACATGCTCATGTTTCAGTCAACACAATCTATGTATGAATGTCCTGATGACGAACGTgacataacataaaataaaatccaaaagaaTCCAGGCAGTGAATATGTGTAATTTTCCAACAAAAGAGTTGAAAGTATTAGTTGGTTAATTAATAAGTTTAAGGacagaaaatattacaaatgtCCCAGCTGCATGGATCATTCCCTCATTAATGACCTTACTAGTCAAACAGCAGCCTGGATatgagcagagaaaatccactttgttttaaattcagccCAAATCAGTAACGTACCTCAttagagacacagacaacacatgaaTGTAGTGCACAGCTACAACAGTGTCAGAGAAGAGCAGTCACTGTCAAACCTGTAGgtaaattaaacagtgaaaaacagctcagcactgagagaaacacagacattagtAAATGGTGTCAGGTATTTGGAGAATAATGTTTCACTGCCTTCAATTACTGGGAAACAATCACTGCTGTTGGGACAAAACTGCCCAGAAAACCAGTTAGAGCACATCATTTTCAAGgcataaaaaaatcaagccTTTTGTCATGAGTTGTGTCTCTGTAACATGACTATACATCGCCTTTGGAAAACCTGATTAAAACAGTTCACCTCCCAATCAGCAAcacaggatgaaaagcacagaaacactcacagacCTCTGGGGCTTTCAGGTGAAACATGAGGCGGCAAAAGCTCCATTTCtcctcagcacacagacagatggatagatggctGGATGGACACAGATTTGCTGTCAACAGACAACAAGTGCAGACTAACTTCATCTGTGCACAAGCTCAGTTTGAAAGCTCAACATACAAAGAGAATCAAAAGTCATTTGACTTTAAACATCTCAGCccctgcacaaaacaaagcacagcttcTTTTGAAAAGTGCAAATACCTGACCATCATATCCACAATCTTTGAAAA includes:
- the LOC113143298 gene encoding olfactory receptor 13C2-like translates to MELLPPHVSPESPRDSYLLLSSSHRSSSVNGTREPDGVTFFILQGLSSLGEKQMIFFVILLLGYIVILGGNSMIIFVTLTDPKLDSPMYFFLANLSFVDIVFTTTSIPKMLSGFLSEVSTISVPGCFLQMHFFMQLGLTALAILTVMAYDRYVAICNPLHYTSIMTRSVQLLLITGAWVFSTICSLPTTVIAMQQPYCGPNVVAHGWCDLFAVRHLACADITLDSIISFFLGLVSLLSTGGLILASYVLIGVSLSRMAVTQRLKAFRTCSAHLTVVTITYISASFVNISYQMGNFSAEVCIIVAALYAVLCPVMNPLIYSLRNKELQESLTRTVSRFRSAAVSAIKDINTVS